In Archangium violaceum, the following are encoded in one genomic region:
- a CDS encoding radical SAM/SPASM domain-containing protein: protein MLRRLEVTQPDHHPAYVVWELTLRCDQPCTHCGSRAGTHRPDELSTEEALGVVRQLREMRAREVVLIGGEAYLHPGFLDIVRALKEAGIRPGMTTGGRGITEALARQVADAGLYAASVSIDGLEPTHDLMRAAPGSFASATGALRFLGAAGVRVAANTNLNRLNQADLEPLYEHLKGLGIRAWQLQITAPLGRAADRPAMLLQPWDLIDLLPRIAALKTRAFEDGITLMPGNNLGYFGPEEGLLRSPRPDAGDHWRGCMAGRYVMGIESNGAVKGCPSLQTAHYVGGNLRQRPLRDIWEGSPELAFTRTRTVEDLWGFCRTCPFAAACMAGCSFTAHSLFGRPGNNPYCHYRARTLAKQGLRERLTPKAPAPGQPFDNGLFELVVEPLDAPDPRPPTPRELVKRRKWPEAATP from the coding sequence ATGTTGCGCCGACTCGAGGTCACCCAGCCGGACCACCACCCGGCCTACGTCGTCTGGGAGCTCACCCTCCGCTGCGATCAGCCCTGCACCCACTGCGGCTCGCGCGCGGGCACGCACCGCCCCGATGAGCTCTCCACCGAGGAGGCGCTCGGCGTGGTCCGTCAGCTCCGGGAGATGCGCGCCCGCGAGGTGGTGCTCATCGGCGGCGAGGCGTACCTGCACCCGGGCTTCCTCGACATCGTCCGCGCATTGAAGGAGGCGGGCATCCGCCCGGGGATGACCACCGGCGGCCGTGGCATCACCGAGGCCCTCGCCCGGCAGGTGGCCGACGCCGGCCTGTACGCGGCCTCCGTCAGCATCGACGGGTTGGAGCCCACGCACGACCTGATGCGTGCCGCCCCGGGCAGCTTCGCCTCGGCCACCGGGGCGCTGCGCTTCCTGGGCGCGGCGGGCGTGCGCGTGGCGGCCAACACCAACCTCAACCGGCTCAACCAGGCCGACCTGGAGCCCCTCTACGAGCACCTGAAGGGGCTCGGCATCCGCGCCTGGCAGCTTCAGATCACCGCCCCGCTCGGGCGCGCGGCGGACCGTCCGGCCATGCTGCTCCAGCCGTGGGATTTGATCGACCTGCTCCCCCGCATCGCGGCCCTGAAGACGCGCGCCTTCGAGGACGGCATCACCCTCATGCCCGGCAACAACCTGGGGTACTTCGGGCCCGAGGAAGGCCTGCTGCGCTCGCCCCGCCCCGATGCCGGGGACCACTGGCGGGGCTGCATGGCGGGCCGGTACGTGATGGGCATCGAGTCCAATGGCGCCGTGAAGGGGTGTCCCTCCCTGCAGACGGCGCACTACGTGGGCGGCAACCTGCGCCAGCGGCCGCTGCGCGACATCTGGGAGGGCTCGCCGGAGCTCGCCTTCACGCGCACGCGCACCGTGGAGGACCTCTGGGGCTTCTGCCGCACCTGCCCGTTCGCGGCGGCGTGCATGGCCGGGTGCAGCTTCACCGCGCACTCGCTGTTCGGCAGGCCGGGCAACAACCCCTATTGCCACTATCGCGCGAGGACGCTGGCGAAGCAGGGCCTGCGCGAGCGCCTCACCCCGAAGGCTCCCGCTCCCGGCCAACCTTTCGACAACGGACTGTTCGAGCTCGTCGTCGAGCCGCTCGATGCCCCGGACCCGCGCCCTCCCACGCCACGAGAGTTGGTGAAGAGACGAAAGTGGCCGGAAGCCGCGACGCCTTGA